Genomic window (Thermodesulfovibrionales bacterium):
GTGTCGGGACTGCCGCTCTCGCCGGCCACCGTGGAGAACCGGGCCAGTACGCCGGTCTTCGTACCCGGTTGGAACACGGCCGCCTTGGTGTAAGCGCTGACGTCCTTGGTCACCTCGAAGTATCCGAAGGCCCCGGAGCCCTTTGCGTGGGGCTGGCGGTCCGGAATCATCTCGCGGTTAAAGTTGGCCATCTGCTCCATCAGGTAGTGGTCCTGCAGCAGAATCGGGCCATCGGGCCCCACGGTGAGGGAAAACTCCTCACTGGCCACTGGGATCCCGGCATCTGTTGTTGTGGGTTTGCGGTCGTTGTCTTTCATGGTAATGCCTCCTTTCTATTCATAGCCCTTAGAGTGAACGGACTATCCCATTGTTCGATCTGACTGATGCGCCATGAGTTGTTAACTAATTTCCTTTTATCAAGCAGCAAATCTCCCCTTCTGGTGATACCTCCTCTTCTTTTCTGCCATAACAATCTCCTTTCTGTGTTCACCCCGAAGACGGGGTAACAAACGATGGTGTACCTAGCAAGGCTGGGGTGCGATGTCTCGCATGTTTATCCAAACAGGAATTGTTCCGATTAAGAAAAAAAACATCAGCGTCTCTTTGCCTGGCACTCCCTGCATAACCCATAGTATTCGAAGCGTATCTGTTGAATCCGAAATCCTGTTTTTCGCTCCACGTGCTTTGCCTGAAATGGTATCTCTCCGTGAAAGTCCTCTATCTTCCCGCATTGCGTACAAACGAGGTTGAGATGGTCGGTTATGTCCCCCTCATATCTGTTTTCTCTATCGTAAAATTCAAGCTCTTTTATCAGCCCCTCTCTTTTCAGGAGGTTCAATGTGTAATAGACCGTAGAGGCACTTATTTTTGGGACCTTCTTCCTCACCTTTGCCAGGATTTCCATAGCGCTCGGATGGCTCCTGTCAACGGCAAGGACCTCGATAATTTCCAACCGCTGCCTGGTGAGCTTCAGATTGTTTTTTCTGAGGGTCTCGATGAGTTTGTCTTTTATTCCCCTGGCAGCCACAGAGATTTGCTCATCAATTAGGAATGATTCCTATTTGGAAATAGTACCACGGTCGGTTTCCCCTGTCAATATGTCTGCCTTATGTGGCCGGTCTTCAAGTCATTCCGGAATACCTTCACAGTTCGGACCACAGAAAACGCAATTCAGTATCAACAAAACTCAAAACATCATATGTTTTCGAATTTCTTGAACTTATTACCCTGGACGCCGCATATGGGGCATCTATCCGGCGCTTTGCCGACAACAGTATGACCACAGACAGGGCAAATATGAACATCGCCGACCTCCATGTCCTGCCCCGACTTGGCGGAATCCTTTGCCTCTACGTAGAGCGCCGCGTGTATCTTCTCCGCCTCAAGGGCATAGTGCATGGACTTTACCGCTTTTTTCTCATCCTGCAATTCTGCAACTGTTTTATGCGACGGATACATCTCATTGACCTCGAACTTTTCTCCATCAATGGCGGTATCAAGGTTATCGATGGTGAGGTTGCTTCCATTCAATGCATTAAGGTGATTCGATGCATGAACCCTCTCTGCAAAGGCTATGGCTCTACAGGGTTTGTGAAGCACCTCTAATCCGTAATGACTCTCAATTAAATTTTACCTCACTATCCGCCCCTGTCAAGCCATCCGTTGATTTCATAAGATGAATTTTTGTTTCAGCAATTCGTTGAATTATGCTTCTTCATTCCGCATGCCTCAGAACTGCACCCGGCACAATGCCCTTTCTTCTTCCATAAGGGGCGGTATAAAAGATATACCGCCCCTGAGACGATTACTGCCATCAATACGATATCTCCTAACCCCATCTCAGCCTCCCATCCCTAACAATTTCCCGCCTTGATAGATCACTACCGCCACAACCCATGCAAGAATCGAATGGATGAGCACGGCCTGACCGTAAATCCTCCAGGTCCCGAACTCCTGTTTCATCGCTGCGGCGACTACCACGCACGGCCAGTAAAGAAGGACAAAAGCCATGAAGGCATAGGCGCTGAGCGGGCTGAAAACACCCTGTAACGCCTGCCTCAAAGGGGACCTTTCTTCTTTTTCTTCTTGCGATTCCTCAGAGGATAGACTTGTGATTCCAATCCCTGAAACTACGTTGACCACCGCATTCTTTGAGGCGTTTAGAAAGGACGTGCCCATCTTTTTCAAGTCGTCGATGAAAACAGGCGCTTCCTTTTTCTCCTCATTCTTGGGAACGTATATCTCTGCCATCGTCCCCACAACGATCTCTTTTGCGATTACGCCTGCCACGAGGGATGATGCAGCCTCCCATTTCCCGAATCCTGCTGGTTCGAGTACCGGGGCGATGACCTGTCCCATCTTGCCCAACAACGAGTCTCTTTTATTTTCGATTCCCCATGGAATGTTAAGGAGGAACCATACAAGGATGGAAACGGCGAAGATATAGGTCCCCGCCTTCACGACAAAATGCTTGAGCTTCTGCCATGTGTGGATCATGAGGTCTCTCGAAGTCGGGATCCTGTATGGCGGAAGCTCCATAATGAACATGGGCGCCTCTTTCTTGAACATGGTCTTCTTTAAGAGATAACCAAGAAGGATTGCCATGACGATGCCGAGAACGTACATCGACCAGAGAACCGTTCCTGCATTTTTTACAAAAAAGGCTCCTATGAATGCCACGTATACGGGAAGCCGTGCCCCGCAGGACATAAGAGGTATTAGGAACGCGGTAAGCTTTTTGTCCCTCTCACTTTCAAGGACCCTTGTGGCGTAAATAGCCGGGACGTTGCAGCCGAACCCCAGCAGCATGGGGATAAAGGACTTTCCGTGGAGTCCCAGGGCGTGCATAAGCCTGTCCATCACAAAGGCTGCCCGGGCCATGTAGCCGCTTCCCTCAAGGAAGGTGATGAAAAACATCATGGCGGCGATGACGGGGACGAACACGAGGACAAAGCCAACGCCGGCAATGACACCGTCGGTGGCGAGGGAATGTATCCAGCCGGGTGCATGAATGAAACCCAACATTGCATCGGCCCATCTCTTAAGCGGACCGGTCCTTGCGTCATCAATCCAGTCGGAAAAGGGTTTTGAAACATCAAAGGCGAGCTTGAAGACGAGCCACATCGCTGCAAAAAATATCGGGATGCCGAGAAACCGGTTGAGGACGATCTTGTCTATCTTTTCGGTCATCTCCATCTTCTTAATCTCCGGTCTTTTCAAAACCTCTCTCGCAAGACCCGCTGCCTGAGCATACCGCGCATCTGCCATCACCGATTCAATATCCTCGTCGTGGGCTGCCCGGAGGTGCCGGAGAGTTTCGCCAAGGAGACCGCTTTCGTCGAGACCGGTCTCTTCGAGAACATGCTCATCTCCTTCCATCAACTTGAAGGCGAGCCACCTTGGCGGGTATGCCGCCGCAACGGAAGAATGGTCTTTGAAAAGATGATTCTCCACAGCATGGACTGCTGCCTCTATGTCGCCGCCGTAATTAAGTCGTTTCGGCGCGTGAGCAGCCGGGTTACCGGCGATAAGGATCCCTGCTTTGACAAGTTCATCCATACCCACCTTTTTCGTGGCAACGGTGCAAACTACGGTGATCCCGAGTATTTTCGATATCGCCTTCGTATCGATCTTGTAACCCTTTTTCTCCGCCTCGTCGTAGATGTTCAGGGCCATTATGATCGGGATGCCGAGCTCCATCATCTGGATGGTGAGATAAAGGTTCCTCTCGAGATTGGTCGAGTCCACAACGTTAATGATGACATCGGGCTTATTGTGGACAAGGTAGTCCCGCGCAATGATCTCTTCCTGCGTATAAGGGCTGAGACTGTAAGTACCGGGAAGATCGACGAGTTTGATCTTCGTCCCTTCAAATTCGAAAAGGGCCTCCTTCTTTTCTACGGTCACGCCCGGCCAGTTGCCCACATGGAGCCTCGTTCCTGCAATTGCATTTATCAGGGTTGATTTGCCGGAGTTAGGGTTGCCTGCAACTGCAACGGTTATTGTCCTTGTTTCTGCACCCTTTTCTTTTAACTCTAAACTCTTAACTCCCAACTCTAAGCTCATTTCAGCACCTCCACTGCTATTCCTTCCGCTTCCTTCTTTCTCAGAGAAAGGTTATAGTTTTTTATTGTCACCTCTATGGGATCGCCCAAGGGCGCCACTTTCTCTACCTTTACTTCCTCTCCTATGAGTATTCCCATGTCCATAAGCCTTCTTTTGAGCGGACCAATCGCTCCCATTGCTGTTATTTTCCCCTTTTGGCCCGGCTTCAACATCGCTAAGTTCATCAAAACACCTCCTTACGCATTCTGAATGCAGGCGAAAGCCTATGCCTGCTGACTATTGTCTTTTCACCATTATCCTCATTGCCATACCGCGACCGATGGCGATCCTCGATTCGTCGATCTTCAGGAGGATAGGGCCTCGCCCCTCATTGTTCAGCATTTCCACGCTCTTCCCGATGCGAAGCCCCATATCCTCCGCATGGCATAATTGATTCCTGCTGGTTCCATGACAGACGCCCTTTTGTCCCTTTATCTCCACAATCACGGCCTTGTCGCCTCTGCTCAGAAGCCCAAGTGGTGCCATCGTCTTTTGTCCTCCTTTTTCATGAGACATCAAAATCTCCAGGTTATGCCGCCCCGGATGGAGATATCCATTTCGGGTTTTGTTAAGCCGCCCTTTAAGCCAAGACCGATATCAAGATTCTCTCTCAGAGAATAGATCAGTCCGCCGAGGATATATGCCAGCGGATTAGTCGACGCACTGTCAGGGTTGGTCGCGAGGCCGATATCCCCCACGAGCTTCAGATTCTTAATTACATCAACCGTTGCGGCAAAAGAGGCATGCCACAGGTCCTTCCTCTCGTCGACCTTATTGTCGTTCCTGACATAGGAGAGGTTGATGTGAAACGCCCAGGGATTCAGTTCCTTAGAGGCGATCAGGTTGAGGTAATAGGTCATCTTTCCTGCGCCGAGGCCTTTATCTTCATTGCCTGTGGGGATGGTGAGGCCCGGCTTCAGGGCGAGGCTCAACCCGTCCTCGTCATAGAACCGCCATTTTGCCTCTATAGCCATATCCCCCAGTCCGTCCCCTTTTATCAAGGATCCGGCACCGTCAGAGCTCCAGGCCTGATAGGGGATACTGATAAATGCTAGATCCAGCGTATCGATGAGCCCATACGTCAATGTTGCCGAGATGTCGCTGTTCTTTGTCGTAACCCGTCCTTCACGGTCATGTCCGTACTCCCCAAAGAGCTCGATCTGAACATTCCCTTTGCCCTGCGTGCCCGTATCATCCGTAATGAGGGGAATGGCAGCAAATGCCTCTCCTGAGTTAATCATAAAAAACAATACAACCCACAGAATCTTATTCTTTATTTCCGGCTTCTGAATCCTTTTCATCTTTTTTCTCCTTTCTTGACTCTGGACTCAGAGGCCGCTGGTCTTCTTGATTTAATATCTGTTTTCCCTGACACAACTTCTCAAAATCTGCCTTTACAAGAGGAATGATGCAAATCCTCTTGCAGCGGCGGCATTTGAGCTCTATGCCTCCGGTTGTTACACACGCCATGAGACTCCCGCATCCGCATCGTAATTGCCGCTCTCCGTCTGAGCATCTTTTCGATGGACGTCTTTTTTCACAAATGCTGTGATTCATCCTGAGCATCCTTGGATTCTCTTATGCCTTCTTAATACTGATATGCATTATCATTACTGGAGTAAAAAAAATTATCTACATTTACTGCACATGCCGTATATCTCCAGCTTATGCCTCATCGGAATAAAGTCGTTTGCTTCTGCAAGTTTGTTTTGAAGCTTTTCTATTTTTTCATCGTGAACTTCGATGAATTGTCCGCATTTCAGACAGACGAGATGGTCATGGTGCTCGTGGCCGACTTTCTGCTCATATCGTGTTTTCTGTTTGCCGATCTTTATTTCGTCGGCCAGGCCGCACTCACAGAAGAGACTCAGATTTCTATGGACCGTTGCATAGCCAATCTCTGGATGCTTCTTTTTTACTGCGTTAAATAATTCCTCAACCGTGATATGCTTGTTAGCAGACAGGAATGCATCAAGAATCACTTCCCTTTGCCTGGTATTGCGCAATCCTTTTTCTATTATGCAGTTTCTGAAAATGTCTTTTGCGTTGTTCGCACTCATAATGACATTACGATAATGATAATCACTATCAACATTAACAAATAGAAATTAATATGTCAAGCTTTTTTTCAACTCCCATAGCTGACCAGCTTGACCTCATACATCCTGGTCTGGGCAAACGAAAGTCTCAATCCTTTCCGACTATGATTTTGCGTCATTATACTTGCTGACGTTCATGAGCTCACATGATGCGCCTTTAACAGCCTTAAGACTTCTCTCGCGA
Coding sequences:
- a CDS encoding Fur family transcriptional regulator, translating into MAARGIKDKLIETLRKNNLKLTRQRLEIIEVLAVDRSHPSAMEILAKVRKKVPKISASTVYYTLNLLKREGLIKELEFYDRENRYEGDITDHLNLVCTQCGKIEDFHGEIPFQAKHVERKTGFRIQQIRFEYYGLCRECQAKRR
- a CDS encoding rubrerythrin family protein — protein: MLHKPCRAIAFAERVHASNHLNALNGSNLTIDNLDTAIDGEKFEVNEMYPSHKTVAELQDEKKAVKSMHYALEAEKIHAALYVEAKDSAKSGQDMEVGDVHICPVCGHTVVGKAPDRCPICGVQGNKFKKFENI
- the feoB gene encoding ferrous iron transport protein B codes for the protein MSLELGVKSLELKEKGAETRTITVAVAGNPNSGKSTLINAIAGTRLHVGNWPGVTVEKKEALFEFEGTKIKLVDLPGTYSLSPYTQEEIIARDYLVHNKPDVIINVVDSTNLERNLYLTIQMMELGIPIIMALNIYDEAEKKGYKIDTKAISKILGITVVCTVATKKVGMDELVKAGILIAGNPAAHAPKRLNYGGDIEAAVHAVENHLFKDHSSVAAAYPPRWLAFKLMEGDEHVLEETGLDESGLLGETLRHLRAAHDEDIESVMADARYAQAAGLAREVLKRPEIKKMEMTEKIDKIVLNRFLGIPIFFAAMWLVFKLAFDVSKPFSDWIDDARTGPLKRWADAMLGFIHAPGWIHSLATDGVIAGVGFVLVFVPVIAAMMFFITFLEGSGYMARAAFVMDRLMHALGLHGKSFIPMLLGFGCNVPAIYATRVLESERDKKLTAFLIPLMSCGARLPVYVAFIGAFFVKNAGTVLWSMYVLGIVMAILLGYLLKKTMFKKEAPMFIMELPPYRIPTSRDLMIHTWQKLKHFVVKAGTYIFAVSILVWFLLNIPWGIENKRDSLLGKMGQVIAPVLEPAGFGKWEAASSLVAGVIAKEIVVGTMAEIYVPKNEEKKEAPVFIDDLKKMGTSFLNASKNAVVNVVSGIGITSLSSEESQEEKEERSPLRQALQGVFSPLSAYAFMAFVLLYWPCVVVAAAMKQEFGTWRIYGQAVLIHSILAWVVAVVIYQGGKLLGMGG
- a CDS encoding FeoA family protein: MNLAMLKPGQKGKITAMGAIGPLKRRLMDMGILIGEEVKVEKVAPLGDPIEVTIKNYNLSLRKKEAEGIAVEVLK
- a CDS encoding FeoA family protein, producing the protein MAPLGLLSRGDKAVIVEIKGQKGVCHGTSRNQLCHAEDMGLRIGKSVEMLNNEGRGPILLKIDESRIAIGRGMAMRIMVKRQ
- a CDS encoding transporter; this encodes MKRIQKPEIKNKILWVVLFFMINSGEAFAAIPLITDDTGTQGKGNVQIELFGEYGHDREGRVTTKNSDISATLTYGLIDTLDLAFISIPYQAWSSDGAGSLIKGDGLGDMAIEAKWRFYDEDGLSLALKPGLTIPTGNEDKGLGAGKMTYYLNLIASKELNPWAFHINLSYVRNDNKVDERKDLWHASFAATVDVIKNLKLVGDIGLATNPDSASTNPLAYILGGLIYSLRENLDIGLGLKGGLTKPEMDISIRGGITWRF
- a CDS encoding transcriptional repressor, giving the protein MSANNAKDIFRNCIIEKGLRNTRQREVILDAFLSANKHITVEELFNAVKKKHPEIGYATVHRNLSLFCECGLADEIKIGKQKTRYEQKVGHEHHDHLVCLKCGQFIEVHDEKIEKLQNKLAEANDFIPMRHKLEIYGMCSKCR